DNA sequence from the Nitrospinota bacterium genome:
CGAATCTCCGGTGAGGATATCGAATATACTAGATGAAATATCGAAAACAGGGCTGTTCAAAAGGGTGCCGCCGAAAGATTTTCCCGAAAAGCATATTAAATATGTTCATGAAGCCGGGTTTGTGGAATACATCAAAAAGGTATGCGCATCCCTGCCGGAAAAAAAATCGGTATACCCGTATGTATTCCCGATTCGAAACGCAACCCGACCGCCGAAGGAACTTTCCGTTAGGGCAGGGTACTACTGCATAGATACCTTCACCCCTATCAACCGTAACGCGTATACTGCGGCCAAAAGAGGGGTCAACTGCACGCTTACGGCGGCAGACTATCTATTGCGGGGAGAAGTTTTGTCATACGCCCTGGTGAGACCCCCCGGACATCACGCGGAAAGAAAATTGTTCGGAGGTTTCTGCTACTTCAATAACGCGGCAATAGCGGCGAGGTACCTGAGCAGGTACGGGAAGATCGCCATCCTCGATATCGATTACCATCATGGAAATGGCCAACAGCAGATATTTTTCGACCAAAACGACGTCCTGACCGTCTCTATTCACGGTCACCCCAATCACGCCTACCCATATTTCTCCGGGTTTGCATCGGAAAAAGGGGAGGGGCCGGGCAAAGGATTCAATCTCAACTTCGCATTGGGAGAGAATATCAACGCGGAGGAGTACCGCCGTACACTGAAAGACGCTTTGAACAGAATTCAAAAGTTCCAGCCGATGTTCCTGATAGTCTGCCTCGGTTTCGATACAGCCAAGGGGGATCCAACCGGCTCATGGAATCTCACCAGCCGCGATTTTTATTTAAACGGCAGAGTAATCGGTAAATTGGGGATCAGAACTCTGATAGTGCAGGAAGGGGGGTACAAAACAAAAACCATCGGTATCAATGCAAGGAACTTTTTCACGGGACTGCATGAAGGTTATAAGGAAGTCTAGCAAGCAGACGATTGAATCTTAACCGTAATGCCGCGGTAAACGGAATTTGATACAATCACATTATCAATCCGTTCGGAAGAGGGGATTTATTGTTTTCAAAATTGCTATTGCATAAAGTGAACAGCAGGGAGATTGGGAAAAGAAGTTGGTGGCCTTCAGCAGTGACAGCAATCAAAACTCCTCATGGTGGGGTGAATATCGCATTCCGCTAAATCAGCTGAAGCAGATATCCATCGGATCGCTTTCGGTATACCTTCAGCGGTATGAAAACGAATGGCAGGCTGTTCACAGCCTTATGAACATGGAGGAGGAGAAAAACAGCATTCAATGCGAATTCGCCGATGCCGATACGCTCCCCCTTGGAGCGGAAATTGAGCGAAAGGCATTTGCGCGGACGACCGAAACGGTTCGGATCAGACCGATGATCCCTCCCAGACCGATTGTCAGCAGTCCGGTCTCCCCGTTCAAGGTACCGCCAAAACAGTCGATCACCATATTCATAAGTCTCCCGGTTTGGGTACGTTTCGAAGTAGGGCATCCCCCCGTCACATTGATAGAGACGTGGACGCAAAAACTTTCCGATACCTGGTTTGGACCATCATCGCAGCAGGGTGAGCTCTGCTATGCAAACAAAACATCCTGCTGTCTGAGGCTTGATGATATCGATTTCAAAACCAATCGCGCCATAACGCCCGTAACCATTCATAACCAGTCGCAGGAAACAATACACCTTAAAAAGATCAGTATGCCGGTAACCAATCTCTCCATTTTCACAAACGAGAAGAAGCAGTTATGGACATCCCCGGTAAAGGTCGAGATGCTTAAGAGCGATGAAACTGTAAACGTAAAGATAGAAGAGAAATTCCCGTCATTCGCCGGGAAATCGATAATTCTTGAAAAACCCAGGAAAGATCTGCAGGAAGGGGCGATGACGCGGGCCATTTCCGCGATCTTCAGCTAGAATATGGAGAGCATCAATTCGGTACTGGAAACTGTATATGCCTACTTGAATGTTGTGGACATCGTTTCCGCGATCCGGGCTTTCCTCCTTCTGTCCGCCGGATACCTCCTCGGTAAATTCGCAAGCCGCTCGCTTGATGTTACCCTGTCTAAATATTTCGGTGAACACCAGGTAAAACTTGTCAGACGAGCCGTCTATTACACCATATTCCTCCTCTTCTTTATCTCGGCGCTAAGAGAGATCGGCTTCAGCCTGCAGGTACTGCTCGGAGCGGCCGGTATCTTTTCAGTAGCCATCGGTTTTGCATCACAGACCTCTGTTTCGAACCTTATAAGCGGTCTTTTCCTGATAGCGGAACGACCGTTCATAATCGGTGATTTGATAAAGGTCGGTAATCAAATCGGCAAAGTGCATTCAATCGACCTCCTTTCCGTAAAATTGATTACTTTTGATAACCGCTATATCAGGATCCCAAACGAGACCCTTATCAAATCCGAAGTAGTCACGCTTACAAAATACCCTATACGGCGTATTGACATGAAGCTGGGTGTTGCCTACAAGGAAAATCTTGAAAAGGTGCGCGATATCTTGAAAGGTATCGCAAATGAAAATCCGCTTTGCCTTGATAATCCAGAGCCGATATTCATCATTGAAGGCTTCGGTTCATCATCGCTTGAACTTCAGTTCTCATTTTGGGTAAAAAATGAGAATTTCCTAGACCTCCGAAACAGCATGTATATCGAAATAAAGAAGGTATTCGACAGGGAAGGGATAGAGATTCCGTTCCCGCATATCTCACTTTATTCCGGCTCTGCTACGGAACCTTTCCCGCTGGAAATGCGCACCGGTGATCCCGGTAGCAAACTTCCGTCAGGAGAGAAAAAGGAGCAGTAGACTGGAGGGTATCTTGAGACATTTATTCAATCCACAAATCCAAACCTGATCCCATACTTAACATAATATATCTTATCTGCTGTAGGTTTTAGCGTGTCCCCTTGACGTTTATTACCGGCTTCAGGTGATGAAGTACCTTCACCATATCCTTCTGCTCCTCCATAACCTTAAATATGTCTTTGTAAGCATAAGGGTTCTCGTCAAGCGTATCGCGGCTAACCTTGGCGGTTATACCTTCCATCAATCTTTGAAACTCCTCAACGGACGTCTGGGTCTTTGCCTTATTTCGGGATACGGAACGACCAGCTCCGTGAGACGAAGAATTGATGCTTTCTTTATTCCCAAGCCCTTCCACCACAAAGCTCCCGTCCCGCATATTACCCGGAATAACGCCAGCCATCCCCTTCTCGGCATGTGTAGCCCCTTTCCGGTGTATCCACTCTCCGTTTTTCTCCTCGGCATGGTTATGATTCCGGTTAATAAATTCCATTTCAGCAGGCTCCCGTTTGAGCCTGTAGGCAATCTCCTTTATAGTTCGCCGTATGATCTCCCGCCTGTTATCGAGGGCAAACTGTAGCGCCTTGTTCATATCGTGTATGAACGATTCCCCTTCGCGCGATTTGGCTTCAAAGCCGTAGTGGCCTTCCTTCGGTTTTGGAAGTTTTTTACCTTCGTATGGCTGCCCTGCGGCCATTCTCATGTAAAAAGAGGCTATTTGATGCCCGATATTTCGCGACCCGGAGTGGACCACAACCCAGAGGTTTTTCTCTTCGTCATACGACAGCTCGATGAAGTGATTACCCCCTCCCAGACTCCCCATCTGAAAACAGGCCTTTTCGTTTATATTTTCATTCAAAGAGCGGTATCTGCTCTCCAAATCGAACTTTTTTACAGTTTTCGAACGATTTTCATCCCCCATCCCAGTCGGTATAGATCTATAAATTCCGCTGAATATCTCCTTCCGGTGTGGGAGTATCTCGTCCACATTTGCATTCAATTTTACCGCCGCCATCCCGCACCCTTGATCAAAACCGACCCATGAAGGAACAACGACACCATCCGTAACCACCACACCCCCTATCGGGAGGCTGTAGCCGAGATGCGCGTCCGGCATTAATGCGCCCCGCTTGGCAAAACTCTGCTCCATCGCGGAGTAGAACTGATCCAGCACATCCTTTTCAACGTCGCTGGCAAAAATAGCGGTTTTCTTCCTCATACCGATATGGTAAATCCAGATGAGAAAAATGTCTTTAAATATTAATCAGATAACAGGTCAAACAGCAGAAAGTCCCGCAAGATACTCTTTTGCGAATTTACTGTATTCACCGCTGGAGATAGCGTTGCGGATCTTTTTCATCAGATCCTGGTAGTAGGTGATGTTATGTATGGTATTGAGTCTCAGACCGAGGATCTCGTTGGAGGCAAAGAGGTGTCGGAGGTATGCGCGTGAGTAGTTTTTGCAGGTGGTACATCCGCATTCCGCGTCCAGAGGAGAGGGATCCTCAGTATGTATGGCATTCGAGATATTTATCTTCCCAGAAGAGGTGAAGAGCGTACCGTTTCTCGCGTTCCTTGTCGGCATCACGCAATCGAACATATCAACGCCAAGAGCAACAGCCTCTACGATATCTTCAGGTGTGCCGACCCCCATGAGGTAGCGGGGTTTGTCTGACGGGAGGACATTCGCGGTAACTTCTGTCATTTCGAGCATAAGGGAGCGCGATTCACCCACGCTTAGCCCCCCTATTGCGTACCCGTCAAATCCGATATTCACGATCTGCCTTGCAGATTCGACCCTGAGTCCGGCATCAGTTCCCCCCTGGGTGATTCCAAACAGCGCCTGATGGGGATTTGTTTTCGCTTTCTTGCACCTTTCTTCCCATCTGGTAGTTCTGTCCATCGCATCTTTAATCTTCATTTTGTCAGATGGATACGGTGGAGGTTCGTCAAAGCACATTATGATGTCGGAGCCAAGCGCCTGCTGTATCTCCACCGCGAGTTCCGGGGTGATCATATGCCTGCTTCCATCCAGATGGCTCTGAAAGGCAACCCCCTCTTCGCTTACCTTGGTTAGGCCTTTGAGACTGAAAACCTGAAATCCACCGCTGTCGGTAAGGATCGGGCCGTTCCAATTCATGAATTTGTGAAGTCCACCGAGCTTTGCTATGAGCTCATGCCCAGGTCTCAGGTAAAGATGATATGTATTTCCAAGAAGTATCTGCGAGCCGGATTCGCGGATCTCTTCGGGAGAGACGGTTTTTACGGTAGCCTGCGTCCCTACAGGCATGAATGCCGGGGTTTCAATGTCGCCGTGAGGGGTACTGATGAGCCCGCGTCTTGCGCGACCGTCTGTAGATTTCAGCTGGAAGGAAAACACTGTTTACTCGGGGGCCTGTCAGATAATGCTAAGCAGGAATTTGAAATCGCTTTCATCGACCATTATCCCGACGCCGCCAAAATATGTTTTGTAATATTCGTTAAGGAGGTCGTCAGCTCCGAAGTAGGCGTAAATATATTTCTGAAGGTAGTACTTGCCTGTCAGTTTTAGTTGCGGATTTTTTGAGTTGATGTCATATCCGCTGAAACTGAATATATCGGCGCTAAGCCTTAAGGAATCGCTCCAGGCATAATAATCAAGACCCAAGCCGCCGGTAGACTCTATCAAACCGGCCTTCATGTTCAGGTTGCCGTACCTTTTGTTCACCAGGAGTGTGAAGAGGAGCGAATTCATCGCGTTTCGTATCTGGAGGTCGTCCCTTCTGGTATCCTCACTCACCTCAAAAAGATAGTATTTATCCTCCTTTGGCCTGATGCTGAGAGAGAAATACGATTTGGTTTTCTGAAGGCTTTCCTGGTATTCAGCTCTTGTGCCGATAGCCAACTGCATTTTTTCGGCGCTTCCCATGAAGCTCTGAGCTCCAATCAGAGTTTCGTTTATGTTTTCGTAAACTTCCTCTTCATAAACCAGTCTGCCGAACGTCCCCTCGCCTTTTTCTATCTTTGCGGCTATCTTTTCTACGCTGAACATTATGCTGTCCAGCTTTGAAGTGCTGGCTTTCAGGTTCCCAAGCGTATCCTTGAATGTCTCCCTGTTTTCTACCATCAGTTCGTTAAGGTTTCCCGAAAAATCCTTCACGTTGGAAAGTCCCATCCTTAGGCTTTTACGATTTTCAGCCAGCATAAGTTTTAGCAACTCCGATGCTTCGCGCGCGTTGTCCACTATCTGCCCAAACGGACTTTTCTCAGCGCCTACCCCCTCTTCCTCACCGAAGAGCGTGCCCATCCCTTGAGTAAATTTCTTGATATCGTCAAGCGCGGATGAAAGTTTGCTCATGATCTCGTCCAGATTCGCCGCATCAAGGGAGTTTTCCAGTACGCCGTCGTTTGGGACAAACTCATCAGACGCTCCTGGACGAATGTT
Encoded proteins:
- a CDS encoding acetylpolyamine amidohydrolase, translating into MFSIRRIYDAVLPVNQEAIRQAEEIILNRFAALEVSDVDGLSKKLMNPFKQKFRTILYVAERPQKAQVIGAAILMHDPDLNFCYLDFLATAKGVSSRGVGGALYEYVRDEARDFQAKGLFYECLPDSEQECPKPEGIYKENVSRLRFYERYGALPIANTQYQLPLKPGDTCMPFLVYDGLMPGKVLRKDYAKAAVKAILERKYGKVCPAGYIETVVNSFKDDPVKLREPRYNKKSASEDSSRKIGQTIREPIMLVVNDKHDIHHIKERGYVESPVRISNILDEISKTGLFKRVPPKDFPEKHIKYVHEAGFVEYIKKVCASLPEKKSVYPYVFPIRNATRPPKELSVRAGYYCIDTFTPINRNAYTAAKRGVNCTLTAADYLLRGEVLSYALVRPPGHHAERKLFGGFCYFNNAAIAARYLSRYGKIAILDIDYHHGNGQQQIFFDQNDVLTVSIHGHPNHAYPYFSGFASEKGEGPGKGFNLNFALGENINAEEYRRTLKDALNRIQKFQPMFLIVCLGFDTAKGDPTGSWNLTSRDFYLNGRVIGKLGIRTLIVQEGGYKTKTIGINARNFFTGLHEGYKEV
- a CDS encoding DUF432 domain-containing protein, with translation MAFSSDSNQNSSWWGEYRIPLNQLKQISIGSLSVYLQRYENEWQAVHSLMNMEEEKNSIQCEFADADTLPLGAEIERKAFARTTETVRIRPMIPPRPIVSSPVSPFKVPPKQSITIFISLPVWVRFEVGHPPVTLIETWTQKLSDTWFGPSSQQGELCYANKTSCCLRLDDIDFKTNRAITPVTIHNQSQETIHLKKISMPVTNLSIFTNEKKQLWTSPVKVEMLKSDETVNVKIEEKFPSFAGKSIILEKPRKDLQEGAMTRAISAIFS
- a CDS encoding mechanosensitive ion channel family protein — its product is MESINSVLETVYAYLNVVDIVSAIRAFLLLSAGYLLGKFASRSLDVTLSKYFGEHQVKLVRRAVYYTIFLLFFISALREIGFSLQVLLGAAGIFSVAIGFASQTSVSNLISGLFLIAERPFIIGDLIKVGNQIGKVHSIDLLSVKLITFDNRYIRIPNETLIKSEVVTLTKYPIRRIDMKLGVAYKENLEKVRDILKGIANENPLCLDNPEPIFIIEGFGSSSLELQFSFWVKNENFLDLRNSMYIEIKKVFDREGIEIPFPHISLYSGSATEPFPLEMRTGDPGSKLPSGEKKEQ
- a CDS encoding RtcB family protein produces the protein MRKKTAIFASDVEKDVLDQFYSAMEQSFAKRGALMPDAHLGYSLPIGGVVVTDGVVVPSWVGFDQGCGMAAVKLNANVDEILPHRKEIFSGIYRSIPTGMGDENRSKTVKKFDLESRYRSLNENINEKACFQMGSLGGGNHFIELSYDEEKNLWVVVHSGSRNIGHQIASFYMRMAAGQPYEGKKLPKPKEGHYGFEAKSREGESFIHDMNKALQFALDNRREIIRRTIKEIAYRLKREPAEMEFINRNHNHAEEKNGEWIHRKGATHAEKGMAGVIPGNMRDGSFVVEGLGNKESINSSSHGAGRSVSRNKAKTQTSVEEFQRLMEGITAKVSRDTLDENPYAYKDIFKVMEEQKDMVKVLHHLKPVINVKGTR
- the tgt gene encoding tRNA guanosine(34) transglycosylase Tgt, yielding MFSFQLKSTDGRARRGLISTPHGDIETPAFMPVGTQATVKTVSPEEIRESGSQILLGNTYHLYLRPGHELIAKLGGLHKFMNWNGPILTDSGGFQVFSLKGLTKVSEEGVAFQSHLDGSRHMITPELAVEIQQALGSDIIMCFDEPPPYPSDKMKIKDAMDRTTRWEERCKKAKTNPHQALFGITQGGTDAGLRVESARQIVNIGFDGYAIGGLSVGESRSLMLEMTEVTANVLPSDKPRYLMGVGTPEDIVEAVALGVDMFDCVMPTRNARNGTLFTSSGKINISNAIHTEDPSPLDAECGCTTCKNYSRAYLRHLFASNEILGLRLNTIHNITYYQDLMKKIRNAISSGEYSKFAKEYLAGLSAV
- a CDS encoding MlaD family protein, translating into MSSYSLNFKVGLFILAGIAALMFMSFKMGSLTGFSAEGEYRFHIYFNAISGISEKTPVSMAGVKIGTVGRLFLDKRKVKVTVFLDADTKIPVDSVATIQSAGLLGEKFINIRPGASDEFVPNDGVLENSLDAANLDEIMSKLSSALDDIKKFTQGMGTLFGEEEGVGAEKSPFGQIVDNAREASELLKLMLAENRKSLRMGLSNVKDFSGNLNELMVENRETFKDTLGNLKASTSKLDSIMFSVEKIAAKIEKGEGTFGRLVYEEEVYENINETLIGAQSFMGSAEKMQLAIGTRAEYQESLQKTKSYFSLSIRPKEDKYYLFEVSEDTRRDDLQIRNAMNSLLFTLLVNKRYGNLNMKAGLIESTGGLGLDYYAWSDSLRLSADIFSFSGYDINSKNPQLKLTGKYYLQKYIYAYFGADDLLNEYYKTYFGGVGIMVDESDFKFLLSII